Genomic DNA from Halococcus saccharolyticus DSM 5350:
TTCGGTTTGTGTTTCCGTCCGGGTAGTTAGCTCGTCGGGAACGAGCCGATAGAACTCGAAGGCCACCTCTCGCGGGGGCTTGCCGAAGATATCGATGAGCGGGATGTGGACGCGTTCAAGTCCTTGCAAGCTCTCGGTGGCGACCGACTCCTCGGTGGTTTGCTCCAACTGCCCGGTCGCCACGACGCTTTTCCACCCGTCGTCGTTGCCGTAGGTCACGAACGAGACGGCACGACCGGAAAGGTCGCCCTTCGCGCCGCCGGATTCATTGGTAAGCCGGAAATAAAAGACCGATTCGGCCGCGTCGTAGCCATATGAGACCGGAGTCGAATGTGGTGTCGCCTCCTCACCAGTTGATAGAGAGATGACGCCCGTGCCACCGCTGCCGAGAAACCCATCCCGCTCGTCCTCGTTCATCGTTTCGGAGTCACTCTCGCTCATGGCACGAACTATGCGATGAATCGACAAAACTCTACCCCAGTAGCGAGATGAAGCGATCCGCTCACTGCGGGCGCAGGGAGCATGAATCCACAGGCCCGTTCCCACGCTCTGGAACTGCCAACTGAATTTATATGCCGGCGAACTAACTCGACGAACGATGTACGAGACCATCCTCGTTCCGACCGACGGCAGCGAACACGCGATTCGTGCCGCCGAACACGCCAATTATCTCGCGCGGGCGTTCGACGCGACGGTCCATCTCGTCAGCGCCGCCGACATCCAAACGGCGGGTGGTATGTTCAACGCCGGTGGCGTCGATGCGGAGTTCGTCGCACGTATCGAGGCCGAAAACGAACAGGCGATCGAGGCGACCGAAGCCGTCTTCGACGGTGACACAGTAGAAACGGCGGTGCTGCGGGGAAGACCCACCGACGCAATCCTCGAGTATGCCGACAATCACGACGCCGACGTGGTGGCGATGGGGACCCACGGCCGGACCGGAGTGAGTCGGTATGTGGCAGGCAGTGTGACCGAACACGTCGTGCGCCGCGCTCCCTGTCCGGTGCTGACGACCAAAGCGACCGAGCGCAGCAACCTCGTCGGCGACTACGAGGACGTGATGGTCCCGACTGATGGTAGTGATGCCGCGAGCGCCGCCATTGAGCACGGCATCGAAATCGCAAAGAGAGCCGGTGCTCGCGTCCACGCGGTCACCATCGTCGACGTCGGCG
This window encodes:
- a CDS encoding pyridoxamine 5'-phosphate oxidase family protein, which encodes MSESDSETMNEDERDGFLGSGGTGVISLSTGEEATPHSTPVSYGYDAAESVFYFRLTNESGGAKGDLSGRAVSFVTYGNDDGWKSVVATGQLEQTTEESVATESLQGLERVHIPLIDIFGKPPREVAFEFYRLVPDELTTRTETQTEL
- a CDS encoding universal stress protein, which codes for MYETILVPTDGSEHAIRAAEHANYLARAFDATVHLVSAADIQTAGGMFNAGGVDAEFVARIEAENEQAIEATEAVFDGDTVETAVLRGRPTDAILEYADNHDADVVAMGTHGRTGVSRYVAGSVTEHVVRRAPCPVLTTKATERSNLVGDYEDVMVPTDGSDAASAAIEHGIEIAKRAGARVHAVTIVDVGAMAPTPGSTPPPELIERFEAEGERATEAIADRAAEAGLNATTSVSEGLPARDLLAYADEHDVDLITMATTGRTGVSRYLLGSTAERLIRHAEMPVLAVNAREQANR